One Ananas comosus cultivar F153 linkage group 1, ASM154086v1, whole genome shotgun sequence DNA window includes the following coding sequences:
- the LOC109717978 gene encoding uncharacterized protein LOC109717978, which produces MYTNYFPDSEKQKLQDQFQKLNQGNRSVGEYEREFSHIIDCVSDVVRDDKDRADWFEQGLRPDIYKAVHILKLTTFAEVLDRALWAEHGNAYVREEREVSEKDGGKKWAPGGSGGQSKSKSRKPPKYPRTQS; this is translated from the coding sequence ATGTATActaactatttccccgatagcgagaagcaaaagcttcaaGACCAATTCCAAAAGTTGAACCAAGGAAACCGCTCGGTAggagagtatgagcgagagttctcacATATTATCGATTGTGTCTCCGACGTGGTGCGAGACGACAAGGATcgagccgattggttcgagcAAGGACTCCGGCCGGATATCTACAAGGCGGTTCACATTTTAAAGCTCACTACCTTTGCGGAGGTGCTTGATCgggcgttgtgggcggagcatggtaaCGCCTATGTCCGTGAGGAGCGAGAGGTGTCCGAGAAGGACGGAGGAAAGAAGTGGGCTCCAGGTGGTTCTGGAGGTCAATCCAAGTCGAAGTCGAGGAAGCCTCCGAAGTACCCGCGGACACAGTCGTAG